A part of Desulfomicrobium baculatum DSM 4028 genomic DNA contains:
- a CDS encoding TRAP transporter small permease — protein MNTFINKVEEGIISLLLASMTLLVFMEVLMRYGFNVGIHWSQELTLLLSGWMVMFGVSYGIKVGSHIGVDALVKLFPAHVRKAISIVAILLCLTYCGLFLVGSWAYLGKLKSIGIHLEDIPVPKWIANSILFGGMVMLAIRLLDLLWAVIRGRQEGFKLLDEAKESMYLAQKEGTSLDGDDE, from the coding sequence ATGAATACATTCATCAACAAAGTGGAGGAGGGGATTATTTCCCTCCTCCTTGCTTCCATGACGCTCCTTGTCTTCATGGAAGTGCTCATGCGGTACGGGTTCAACGTGGGCATCCACTGGTCCCAGGAATTAACCCTGCTCTTGTCGGGCTGGATGGTCATGTTCGGGGTTTCCTACGGCATCAAGGTCGGGTCGCATATCGGTGTCGACGCCTTGGTCAAGCTGTTCCCGGCGCATGTGCGCAAGGCCATCTCCATCGTGGCGATTTTGCTGTGTCTCACCTATTGCGGGCTTTTTCTGGTGGGCAGTTGGGCGTATCTCGGGAAGCTCAAAAGCATAGGCATCCACCTTGAGGACATTCCTGTTCCCAAATGGATCGCCAACAGCATCCTTTTTGGCGGCATGGTCATGCTCGCCATCCGGCTTCTGGATCTTCTCTGGGCGGTCATCCGGGGCCGGCAGGAAGGTTTCAAGCTTCTGGATGAGGCCAAGGAGAGCATGTATCTGGCGCAAAAAGAGGGTACTTCCCTGGATGGAGACGACGAATGA
- a CDS encoding TRAP transporter large permease has translation MTTAALFTLLFLFIATGMPIAIALGLSSITTILFFSNDSLASIALKLFESVSEHYTLLAIPFFILSSQFLSTGGVAKRLINFALDCIGHVKGGLAMASVLACMLFAAVSGSSPATVAAIGSIVIGGMVRSGYPESFAAGVICNAGTLGILIPPSIVMLVYAAATQESAARLFMAGFIPGICLGLLLMIAIYIVARIKNYPALAWPGFKQVFKSGFTAMGGLMLVVIVLGSIYGGICSPTEAAAISAVYAYWIAVFVYRDMGPLKEVPLRKVDEPLASALFRGLWQTLVAIPKSWYHPEVRHVVLDAAKVSIMLLFIIGNAMLFAHVLTTERIPHLIAETIVGWGLPAWGFLIVVNILLLIAGNFMEPSAITMIMIPILFPIAVKLGIDPIHLGIICVVNMEIGLITPPVGLNLFVTAGITKRDLTWVVRAATPWLMILLFFLILVTYIPQISLWLPEYIDKLKGY, from the coding sequence ATGACAACTGCGGCACTGTTCACCCTGCTCTTCCTCTTTATTGCCACGGGGATGCCCATCGCCATTGCGCTGGGCCTTTCGAGCATCACCACCATCCTGTTTTTTTCCAACGATTCTCTGGCATCCATTGCCCTCAAGCTGTTTGAATCGGTTTCCGAACACTATACCCTGCTGGCCATTCCGTTCTTCATTTTGTCCTCCCAGTTTTTGTCCACGGGAGGCGTGGCCAAGCGGCTTATCAACTTCGCCCTCGACTGCATCGGGCACGTCAAGGGCGGCCTGGCCATGGCCTCGGTCCTGGCCTGCATGCTCTTTGCCGCCGTGTCCGGATCTTCGCCGGCCACGGTGGCGGCCATCGGCAGCATCGTCATCGGCGGCATGGTCCGTTCGGGCTACCCCGAGAGCTTCGCGGCCGGTGTCATCTGCAACGCCGGGACGCTGGGCATCCTCATTCCGCCGTCCATCGTTATGCTCGTGTACGCGGCGGCTACCCAGGAATCGGCGGCACGGCTGTTCATGGCCGGTTTCATCCCCGGCATCTGCCTGGGGCTGCTCCTGATGATCGCCATCTACATCGTGGCTCGCATCAAGAATTATCCGGCCCTGGCCTGGCCCGGGTTCAAGCAGGTCTTCAAGTCCGGGTTCACGGCCATGGGCGGCCTCATGCTGGTCGTCATCGTGCTGGGCTCCATTTACGGCGGCATCTGCAGCCCCACGGAGGCAGCGGCCATTTCGGCCGTGTATGCCTACTGGATCGCCGTCTTCGTCTACCGCGACATGGGGCCGCTCAAGGAAGTCCCCCTGCGCAAGGTCGACGAGCCTCTGGCTTCGGCCCTGTTTCGCGGATTGTGGCAGACTCTCGTAGCCATCCCCAAATCCTGGTATCATCCGGAAGTGCGGCACGTCGTGCTCGATGCGGCCAAGGTCAGCATCATGCTGCTTTTCATCATCGGCAACGCCATGCTCTTCGCCCACGTGCTGACCACGGAGCGAATCCCCCATCTCATTGCCGAGACCATCGTCGGCTGGGGCTTGCCGGCCTGGGGTTTTCTTATCGTCGTCAACATCCTGCTTCTGATCGCCGGCAACTTCATGGAGCCTTCGGCCATCACCATGATCATGATCCCGATCCTCTTTCCCATCGCGGTCAAGCTCGGCATCGATCCCATTCATCTGGGCATCATCTGCGTGGTCAACATGGAGATCGGACTGATCACCCCGCCGGTGGGGCTCAATCTCTTTGTCACGGCGGGCATCACCAAACGCGACCTGACCTGGGTCGTGCGCGCGGCGACACCGTGGCTCATGATTCTGCTCTTCTTCCTGATCCTCGTCACCTACATCCCGCAGATATCCCTGTGGCTGCCCGAGTATATCGACAAGCTCAAAGGGTATTGA
- a CDS encoding TRAP transporter substrate-binding protein, translating to MLKLKTILAFAVGAVFLCAVSAIAAPIVIKFSHVVAEDTPKGIMANKFRDLVAERLGDKVVVEVYPNSQLFGDGKELEALLLGDVHLLAPALSKFQKYTPLLQIYDLPFLFKDMAAIDKFQQGPNGRALLTSMKDKGIVGLDYLHNGMKQISANDPIHGPGDAKNKKFRIMTSDVLAAQFEAVGAMPLKKPFAEVFTLLQTKAIDGQENSWSNIYSQKFYEVQPYITETNHGILDYLVISSTEFWDGLPADVRPVLEECLKEAIVVGNAAAAQKDLDDKQKIIDSKRSEIITLTEEERAAWVEAMKPVWKQFEDAVGKENLEAAIASNN from the coding sequence ATGTTGAAACTGAAGACCATTCTTGCGTTTGCGGTGGGTGCGGTTTTTCTTTGTGCTGTGTCCGCCATCGCTGCTCCCATCGTCATCAAATTCTCTCACGTTGTTGCCGAAGATACCCCCAAGGGGATCATGGCCAACAAATTCCGCGATCTTGTGGCTGAACGCCTTGGCGACAAGGTTGTGGTCGAAGTCTATCCCAACTCCCAGCTCTTCGGCGACGGCAAGGAACTCGAAGCCCTTCTTCTGGGCGACGTGCATCTGCTGGCCCCGGCCCTGTCCAAATTCCAGAAATACACCCCCTTGCTGCAGATCTACGACCTGCCCTTCCTGTTCAAGGACATGGCCGCTATTGATAAGTTTCAGCAGGGGCCCAATGGTCGCGCGCTGCTTACTTCCATGAAGGACAAGGGCATTGTCGGCCTGGATTATCTGCACAACGGCATGAAGCAGATTTCCGCCAACGATCCCATCCATGGTCCCGGCGATGCCAAGAACAAGAAATTCAGGATCATGACCTCCGACGTCCTGGCCGCCCAGTTTGAAGCCGTGGGCGCCATGCCGCTCAAGAAGCCCTTCGCCGAGGTCTTCACCCTGCTGCAGACCAAGGCCATCGACGGACAGGAAAATTCCTGGTCCAACATCTATTCCCAGAAGTTTTACGAAGTGCAGCCCTATATCACCGAGACCAATCACGGCATCCTGGACTATCTCGTCATCAGCTCCACGGAGTTTTGGGATGGCCTGCCGGCGGATGTGCGGCCCGTGCTTGAAGAATGTCTGAAAGAAGCCATCGTTGTCGGCAATGCCGCCGCCGCCCAGAAGGATTTGGACGACAAGCAGAAGATCATCGATTCCAAGCGCAGCGAAATCATTACGCTGACCGAAGAAGAACGCGCCGCCTGGGTCGAAGCCATGAAGCCGGTCTGGAAGCAGTTCGAGGATGCAGTGGGCAAGGAAAACCTCGAAGCAGCCATCGCCTCCAATAACTAG